Proteins encoded within one genomic window of Amycolatopsis nigrescens CSC17Ta-90:
- a CDS encoding YajQ family cyclic di-GMP-binding protein, which yields MADPSFDVVSKVDRQEVDNALNQAGKELSTRFDFRGVNAKVAWAGEEAIAIEAETEERALAAVEVFKEKLIKRGISLKAFEADEPAISGKIYKVSGRIIQGISSEKAKQIAKYIRDEGPKGVQAQIQGDQLRVSGKKKDHLQDIIALLKAHDFEIALQFTNYR from the coding sequence GTGGCGGATCCCTCTTTCGACGTGGTCAGCAAGGTCGACCGGCAGGAGGTGGACAACGCGCTGAACCAGGCGGGCAAGGAGCTGTCCACCCGCTTCGACTTCCGGGGCGTGAACGCCAAGGTGGCCTGGGCCGGCGAGGAGGCCATCGCGATCGAGGCCGAGACCGAGGAGCGCGCACTGGCCGCAGTCGAGGTCTTCAAGGAGAAGCTGATCAAGCGAGGCATCTCGCTGAAGGCCTTCGAAGCGGACGAACCGGCCATTTCGGGCAAGATCTACAAGGTCAGCGGCAGGATCATCCAGGGCATCTCCTCGGAGAAGGCCAAGCAGATCGCCAAGTACATCCGCGACGAGGGCCCCAAGGGCGTGCAGGCGCAGATCCAGGGCGACCAGCTCCGGGTCTCCGGCAAGAAGAAGGACCACCTGCAGGACATCATCGCCCTGCTCAAGGCGCACGACTTCGAGATCGCCCTCCAGTTCACCAACTACCGCTGA
- a CDS encoding pentapeptide repeat-containing protein: protein MGRADFAYARFTNAVDFRETVFDGEAWFFHSSFDTVAGFHGARFNDRAIFTRTLFSCQLNLDEAHLASGRLLLRDHLRQSGEGRRPAAGLAGGRRAVRAGGT from the coding sequence GTGGGGCGCGCCGATTTCGCGTACGCCAGATTCACCAACGCGGTGGACTTCCGCGAGACCGTCTTCGACGGGGAAGCCTGGTTCTTCCATTCGTCCTTCGACACCGTCGCAGGATTCCACGGCGCTCGCTTCAACGACAGAGCGATCTTCACCAGAACCCTGTTCTCCTGCCAGCTGAACCTGGACGAAGCTCATCTCGCATCGGGCCGCCTTCTTCTACGAGACCACCTTCGGCAGTCTGGCGAAGGACGACGTCCCGCCGCCGGGCTGGCGGGCGGAAGACGGGCGGTTCGTGCCGGCGGAACCTAA